The genomic DNA TGAAGGCATAATGAGAAAAGGATTATTCGCAAAAGGAAAACATCATGATGTAAAGTTGTACTCTATTTTAAAAGAAGAATTTACTTAAGACACAAAATATTTTGATGGAAGTATGAATATATAAAGATCCATTCACATGTGATTTGATCCCAAATTATTAACAAATGCTTGCATCCTTGTTGCATGTGCTCGATATAACATCATAAATCCTATAAACTACAAGTTCTATTCACCTTCTCGCACTCTGCTCCTTGACTGACATGCGTTTTCAACTAGTTCTTTCGGAATCAAATCACTATTATTATTTGTTAGCAATGTTCCTGCTGACATTGCATTACTGCATCTATTATTTTTCAACTAATGAAACAAGTTCAGGTTTAATATCAAAAGAAACAACCTGCCCCTTTTTTACTTGCTGTTCGATCGGTACATGAATGAATATCGATTGCTTCCCACCTTGTTCAGTATTAATCTTCACAGTTACTTCTTGATACTCTCCACTATATATAACATCTTCTACTTCAGCAACGTACTTCCCATTTTCAACAAGACGACACCCTTCAGGTCTGACAGAAAGCGTCACCTCATCGATTAACTGTTCAGATTTTGTAGGTAAACATACTTTCCCAATATGGGTATAAACGTGTTTTAAATCATTAGCCATTTTACCCGTTAACAAATTAGTTTTCCCCAAAAACTGTGCTACAAAACAATTTTTAGGACAACGGTACATCTCCATAGGTGTATCAATCTGTTCAATAACCCCATCTTTCATAACAACAACACGATCTGAAACAGCAAATGCATCCTTTTGATCATGTGTTACGATAATAGCGGTTGTATTGGTAGATTTTAATATCCTTTTGACATCGTAACGCATTTTTTCCCTCATATTTGCATCTAAATTACTAAATGGTTCGTCCATAAGGATCACTTTTGGTTCAGGAGCTAATGCCCTCGCAAGCGCAACTCTTTGCTGCTGACCCCCTGACAACTCATGGGGATACCTATTCGCATATTGGGCAAGGCCAACTAATTCAAGCACCTCTATTGCTCGTTTCTTTTTCTCTTTATTGTTCCATTTCAATAACCCAAACATTACATTTTTCACAACAGTCAAATGTGGAAATAAAGCATAGTCTTGAAAAACCATCCCAATCCCGCGTTTTTCAGGAGGTAAGCTGTAGTCTTGTTTAAAAATCGTTTCGCTGCCAAAGTGAATTTCACCAGATGTAGGTTTTTCAAAGCCCGCAATCATTCTTAGCGTAGTTGTCTTTCCACATCCACTAGGACCAAGTAAAGTAATAATTTCGCCTTTTTTAATTTCAAGATCAAAATCTTTAACTGCACTTTTCGCAGCATGAGGAAACGTTTTCGTCAATTCTTGTAGTTTAATAAACGCCATCTGTCTTACCTCTTTTCAAAACACTTTGATGATAATGATTATCATTCTATTAATAATAGTATAGGACAGTCTCTAAATAACGTCAATCACAATTATATGCCTAAAAAACATTTGCATTCATAAGGAATATCCTTTACTTTTTTAACATGAAACGCAACGGTAACATAGAAACGATAATAATTAATAATGCAGCAGGTGCTGCTAAGTGATAAACTGCCTCACTCGCTTCCGTCCATACTCGAACTGCTAACGTATCAAAACCAGGAGGTCTTAATAAAAGAGTAGCTGGCAACTCTTTTATTGAGCTGACAAAAACTAATGCACCACCTGCAAGAATACCAGGGATAATTAACGGAACAATTACTTTTAACATTACCTTCACAGGAGAATAACCTAGACTCCTTGCTGCTTCATCAATTCTTGGAGAAACAAGGCTAAGGGCCGCTTCCCCTGATTGCATTGCCTGTGGAAGAAATCTGACAATATAAGCAAAAAACAGAAGGGCTATTGTATTATACAACCAAGGAATATACTGATTAAAAACAAAAACAACTCCTAATGCAACAATTACTCCTGGCAAAGCATACCCTGAATAAGTGATCTTATCTATAATGTTCGTTAAAACAGATGGATATCTTATTTTAAAATAAACAATCGGCAGTGCTATGATCATACAAATCAAAGCGGACACACCTGCAACAAGTACACTGTTCCAAGCATAACCCCAAAAGCGAGAATCTAACGCTCCTTCCATCACCCCAACACTTGACCAATAAATAAGGACGATAGTCGGAAGAAGAACCGCAAGAGAAAATATCCCAAGCACATATATAAGTACTGGAGCTTTCCATTTACCTAAAGATAATAAAGAAGGTTTTTTATATGTATTTGATGTTTGATAATATCTTTGCTTTAGACGCGTTCTCCTTTCAACCGCGAGAAACACTAAAGTAATTAGTATAAGAACCATACTTAAAATTGAAGCACTAACATGATCGTAATTTCCCATTTGATAGTATATAGCGGCAGTAAATGTCGTATATCGAAGCATCGCAATTGCCCCAAAATCGGATAATACATATAACGATATTAAAATGGCACCTGCTCCAATCGCTGGTCTTAGAAAAGGTAAATTTACCTTCCAAAAAACTTGGAACGTGTTTAGCCCTTGTATTCTTGCTGCATCCTCAAAGCTTTGGTTCATTTTTCTTAATGCTGAACTAGCAATAAGAAACACATACGGATATGTAAACATAGTTAATACAAAAACAACGCCCCAAAAGGAATAAATATTAATTGGATATTCAGAAAACCAATTCATCCATTTTTCCTTTAACCATCCTGTTGGTCCAAAAATGATAATATATGTCATTGCACCAACATAAGGGGGGATAACTAATGGTAAAGCTAAAAGCCATTGCCAAACCTTTCTTCCTGGGAGATCACATCTGTTTACAAACCAAGCTAGTGAAATACCGATTGATACTGATAAGATGGTAACAGTAAATGTTAAACTTAATGTATTCCATAGTAAGCCTGGGATTCTCGTATCTAATAATTTAATCCATTGTTCTGTTCCAGCAAATAGTGAACTCCAAATTACATATAAAATTGGGATAAACATTACAAAAGCAATCATTATGCTGAGTAATAACAATATGTAGTCTGGCTGGCTTCCATTTTGAGATTTTATAAAGTTTTGGAAAAAAGCTCGAAATGCACGATTTCGAGCCTTAAAGTCTGACTGTTCTTGTCTGTTCATTATTTGGTCTCCTATTTTACTTCTAAATCAAGCCCTGCTTTTTCAATTAATGTTTTGGTATCAGTCCATACTTTACCTAGCTGACTTAATGGCATTTCCATTGTTTTGTAATCAGAAATACGTTTTGCTTCCTCCGTTGTTTGCACATTAGGATTTAATGGCACTTCTTTAGAGGCAAATGAAAATTCCTTTTGATTTTCTTCTAAAAGAATCCACTCCAAAAATTCTTTTGCATTTTTTTCGTTTGGAGCTCCTTTTATAAAAGCAACACCAGCCGCATTTACGAATACGCCCATCTCATCATCTGCTTGATCCGTGTATACTGCACCAACATGATTATTAGTTGGTTCATTTAGCTGCTGATGATAGTAATAGTTATTAACTAAACCAAATTTATATTCGCCTGAACCAACTGCAAGTCTAATTTCACCATGATCTTTCATAATTGCCCCAGCATTTTCTTTTATTTTCTTTAACCATTCGCTTGTTTTCTCATCGCCCCATTCATTTCTAAGAGCTGAAACTTGTGCAACAAGACCAGCATTTCCACCCCTAGTAATTGCAAATTGACCTTTCCACTTTGGATCAGTTAGTTCCCACATTGTTTTAGGCATTTCTTCTTCTGTTATTAAGTCCTCATTATACATTAATATTCTAGTCCGTGCAGATAAACCGAACCAAGAATTATCTTCCGCACGATACTTTTCATCAATGCTATCAATTCCTTTTGGATCAAATCCTTGAAGTAAACCTTCTATACGTAAATGCTCCATTGCACCAATATCATTTGAAATCAATATATCGGCTTGTGGCCGCTTACCTTCCTCTTTAATTCGGTTTATAACCGTATCATCTGCATGTAGTGCTTTTACTTTAATACCTGTTTCTTGTTCAAATTTATCCAATAAAGGTTGAACAAACTTCTCTTTTCGAGAAGAGTATACAACTAACTCGCCTGACTTTTTAGGATTATCTTTCACTTCTTCTTTTTGAGCATCTTCTTTATTTGAAGAACCGCACGCTACTAAAAGCACAAAAGAAAGCGCTAATAATAACCCTAATAAAAGTTTTTTGGTTAACTTCATTTCATTTATCCCCCTATGTAAATCTAATTTTATGAATAATTATCACAAGATTCATTATAGTTGATAACGATTATCAATGTCAATATTATTTATTGTCAAATAAGTGTTTGTTATCTTTTATTTTATCCTATTAGTATATTGTATTCTCACTATCGAAATGAACAATACATGACAAAGCAATAAAAAGATAAAGCACGGAGACGGGAAAACTTTAGACAGTATAGAAATAGTCGAACCAAAAAGTACCCAATAAAAAAGCACCTATTTTAACAAATTTAAAATAGGTGCTTACATTCATATCAAAATAAATAGTTTTTAGTCATTTTGTTCATCATGCACCTGTCTCAAACAATTTCAAAAATAAAAAGGCTGTTGGTCAAAAATGTGAATAATACTGTACATTTTTCCCCAATAACCCTAACTTAAAATAATAGTTTTGTTTATTTTTGTTTACTGTCGATGACAAGTGTAACCGGCCCATCGTTTATTAATTGAACATCCATCATTGCGGCAAATTTGCCCGTTTCAACTTTAATACCTTTCTCCTGAATAAGGTGATTAAAGTGGTTATATAGTTTTAACGCATGATCAGGCTTAGCTGCTTCCATAAAGTTTGGCCGTCTTCCTTTGCGACAATCACCATACAAAGTAAATTGTGAGACTGATAAAACTTCTCCACCAATCTCTAGCAAGGAACGATTCATTCTTCCATTTTCATCTTCAAAAATACGAAGGTGGACAATTTTTTCAGCTAAATAAAAAGCGTCTTCTTCTGTATCTTCGTGGGTTACACCAACGAGTACAACAAATCCTTTCTGAATTTGCCCTACAATTTTCCCTTCAACTGCTACGCTTGCATTTTTGCTTCGCTGTACAACAACTCGCATAAAAAAACTCCTTAATTCATCATTCTTCGCACTGAATAAATATCGGAAATTTGCTTAATTCGATCGACAACTTTTTGTAAATGGCTTACATTTTGAATATAGATCGACATCATAATCGTTGCCATTTTATTTCGATCAGATTTTCCAGATACTGCGGAAATATTTGTTTTCGTTTCATTTACTGCTTGAAGTACCTCATTTAATAAACCACGGCGATCATAGCCACTAATTTCAATATCAACAATATATTCTTTTCGATCATATAAATTTGTTTCCCATTCAACTGGAATTAGTCTTACTTTAGCTTCGACTGAATTAATATTTGGACAATCTGAGCGATGAACGGAAACGCCTCTTCCTTTTGTAATAAAACCTACAATATCATCTCCTGGAACAGGATTGCAGCATCGTGATAACCGAATTAATAAATTATCAATTCCTTTAACACGAACACCCGATTCTCGTCTTTTTGTTGTAGGAAATGATTTTAATTCAGATACTGCCAGATCTATTCCCTGCTCATTAACTTGTTCTAGTTCGCGTTGTTTCCGATACTTTTCAGTCAATCTGTTGGCAATTTGTGCGGCCGTTATCCCATTATAGCCAACAGCAGCATACATATCTTCCTCACTAGCAAAGTTAAACTTCTCTGTTACTCGTTTCACATTTTCAAGTGTCATAATTTCTTTTAACTCAAATTCCATATTACGAATTTCTTTTTCAATAAGTTCTTTACCTTTAGTAACATTTTCTTCGCGTCGTTGCTTTTTAAAAAACTGACGGATTTTATTTTTTGCTTGTGACGTCTGAACAATCTTTAGCCAGTCTTGACTTGGACCGTATGAATGCTTTGATGTTAATATTTCAATAATGTCGCCCGTTTTTAATTTGTAATCGAGAGAAACCATTTTCCCATTTACTTTCGCCCCAATTGTTTTATTACCAATTTCAGAATGAATTCGGTAAGCAAAATCAAGAGGAACAGACCCTGAAGGGAGTTCAATTACATCACCCTTTGGAGTGAATACGAAAACCATATCAGAAAACAAATCAATTTTTAGTGATTCCATAAATTCTTCTGCATTTGTTGTATTATGTTGGAATTCTAAAATTTCTCTGAACCAAGTTAATTTTTCTTCAAAGGAAGATCCTTCGTTCACTTTTTTTCCTTCTTTATAAGCCCAATGAGCAGCAATCCCAAATTCAGCAATTCGATGCATTTCAAATGTTCGGATTTGCACTTCCAAAGGATCACCTTTAGGCCCGATTACGGTTGTATGCAACGACTGGTACATATTTGGTTTAGGCATGGCGATATAATCTTTAAAACGCCCTGGCATCGGCTTCCAGCACGTATGAATAATTCCTAAAACAGCATAACAATCTTTAATATTATTTACGATAATTCTTACTGCAAGCAAATCATAAATTTCGTTAAATTGTTTATTTTGCAATGCCATTTTTCGGTAAATACTATAAATATGCTTCGGACGACCAGATATTTCTGCTTTAATTGAAACGTCGCTCAACCGACTGCGTACTTCTTCAATGACTTCATCTAAATACTGTTCCCGTTCAGCACGTTTTCG from Bacillus aquiflavi includes the following:
- a CDS encoding ABC transporter ATP-binding protein, translating into MAFIKLQELTKTFPHAAKSAVKDFDLEIKKGEIITLLGPSGCGKTTTLRMIAGFEKPTSGEIHFGSETIFKQDYSLPPEKRGIGMVFQDYALFPHLTVVKNVMFGLLKWNNKEKKKRAIEVLELVGLAQYANRYPHELSGGQQQRVALARALAPEPKVILMDEPFSNLDANMREKMRYDVKRILKSTNTTAIIVTHDQKDAFAVSDRVVVMKDGVIEQIDTPMEMYRCPKNCFVAQFLGKTNLLTGKMANDLKHVYTHIGKVCLPTKSEQLIDEVTLSVRPEGCRLVENGKYVAEVEDVIYSGEYQEVTVKINTEQGGKQSIFIHVPIEQQVKKGQVVSFDIKPELVSLVEK
- a CDS encoding ABC transporter permease, with amino-acid sequence MNRQEQSDFKARNRAFRAFFQNFIKSQNGSQPDYILLLLSIMIAFVMFIPILYVIWSSLFAGTEQWIKLLDTRIPGLLWNTLSLTFTVTILSVSIGISLAWFVNRCDLPGRKVWQWLLALPLVIPPYVGAMTYIIIFGPTGWLKEKWMNWFSEYPINIYSFWGVVFVLTMFTYPYVFLIASSALRKMNQSFEDAARIQGLNTFQVFWKVNLPFLRPAIGAGAILISLYVLSDFGAIAMLRYTTFTAAIYYQMGNYDHVSASILSMVLILITLVFLAVERRTRLKQRYYQTSNTYKKPSLLSLGKWKAPVLIYVLGIFSLAVLLPTIVLIYWSSVGVMEGALDSRFWGYAWNSVLVAGVSALICMIIALPIVYFKIRYPSVLTNIIDKITYSGYALPGVIVALGVVFVFNQYIPWLYNTIALLFFAYIVRFLPQAMQSGEAALSLVSPRIDEAARSLGYSPVKVMLKVIVPLIIPGILAGGALVFVSSIKELPATLLLRPPGFDTLAVRVWTEASEAVYHLAAPAALLIIIVSMLPLRFMLKK
- a CDS encoding extracellular solute-binding protein — its product is MKLTKKLLLGLLLALSFVLLVACGSSNKEDAQKEEVKDNPKKSGELVVYSSRKEKFVQPLLDKFEQETGIKVKALHADDTVINRIKEEGKRPQADILISNDIGAMEHLRIEGLLQGFDPKGIDSIDEKYRAEDNSWFGLSARTRILMYNEDLITEEEMPKTMWELTDPKWKGQFAITRGGNAGLVAQVSALRNEWGDEKTSEWLKKIKENAGAIMKDHGEIRLAVGSGEYKFGLVNNYYYHQQLNEPTNNHVGAVYTDQADDEMGVFVNAAGVAFIKGAPNEKNAKEFLEWILLEENQKEFSFASKEVPLNPNVQTTEEAKRISDYKTMEMPLSQLGKVWTDTKTLIEKAGLDLEVK
- the dtd gene encoding D-aminoacyl-tRNA deacylase — translated: MRVVVQRSKNASVAVEGKIVGQIQKGFVVLVGVTHEDTEEDAFYLAEKIVHLRIFEDENGRMNRSLLEIGGEVLSVSQFTLYGDCRKGRRPNFMEAAKPDHALKLYNHFNHLIQEKGIKVETGKFAAMMDVQLINDGPVTLVIDSKQK
- a CDS encoding RelA/SpoT family protein, which codes for MANDHVLTAKEVIDRTKQYLNQEHVAFVEKAYEFAKKAHRDQFRKSGEPYIVHPIQVSGILADLQMDPATVAAGFLHDVVEDTSISLEDIKESFNDEVAMLVDGVTKLGKIKYKSKEEQQAENHRKMFVAMAQDIRVILIKLADRLHNMRTLKHLPFEKQRRIANETLEIFAPLAHRLGISKIKWELEDTALRYLNPQQYYRIVNLMKRKRAEREQYLDEVIEEVRSRLSDVSIKAEISGRPKHIYSIYRKMALQNKQFNEIYDLLAVRIIVNNIKDCYAVLGIIHTCWKPMPGRFKDYIAMPKPNMYQSLHTTVIGPKGDPLEVQIRTFEMHRIAEFGIAAHWAYKEGKKVNEGSSFEEKLTWFREILEFQHNTTNAEEFMESLKIDLFSDMVFVFTPKGDVIELPSGSVPLDFAYRIHSEIGNKTIGAKVNGKMVSLDYKLKTGDIIEILTSKHSYGPSQDWLKIVQTSQAKNKIRQFFKKQRREENVTKGKELIEKEIRNMEFELKEIMTLENVKRVTEKFNFASEEDMYAAVGYNGITAAQIANRLTEKYRKQRELEQVNEQGIDLAVSELKSFPTTKRRESGVRVKGIDNLLIRLSRCCNPVPGDDIVGFITKGRGVSVHRSDCPNINSVEAKVRLIPVEWETNLYDRKEYIVDIEISGYDRRGLLNEVLQAVNETKTNISAVSGKSDRNKMATIMMSIYIQNVSHLQKVVDRIKQISDIYSVRRMMN